CACTTAATTTAGTTCTCTTTGCACTTCCACTATTTGTCTCTTTAGGCTGTTTCCACTTGGGCTACCTCCTTAGATCATTCCAATGCTTGTCAAAATTAGACTTCTTATTGTATTTAGCTTTATAAAAGTCATGAGCTGCCGCTACTATGTTGTCCAAATTTGTACCACTCCCCATTTTCCGGACAGCTTGCTCGTAACATGCTCCATATCGTTGAGCCCCTTCATTTATTCGGTGCCACCTTTTTTTGATAGCTAGTACCCCTCTTTTAATAATACCGGTTCACTTTCTTCACAATAGTTACGAATTCGATCCCAAAATGCTTCACCTTTTTGATCCGTTCCGATATCGGGATCAATCGACACATTCAACCATGCGCTAATTAATAGTTTATCTTCAGTCCAGGTCCATTGGCTTCCGCTTCCCCGTGTGTCCTCGACTTCATTTACATCATCGTTCAAATCAATAACATTCGTAGCATCAAAAATAGAATTATGTGAATGTGGAGAATTTTGATTAGTGGGAGGGATTTGTTGATTTCCGAAATTTGGATGTTGAAAATTTATACCGTACGGAAATTGCGAATTTTGAGGATATGGGTAAAAAGGATTAGGAAACGAGAATTGAGGATTTGGTTTTTGGGGATTGTAACACGAATTTTGTTGgttgaaaaattgagaattatcGATATTTGCATTTTGGGTAACCGGAAAATAAGGATTCGGAAATGGATACGAAAATTGGGTGTTTGAAGATTGTGAATTCGGATTTATATTTTGAGGATTGGAAGATGAATTTTGATGGGGATTCATTTTTTTGtatacatatttttttttataagaTGAGAGAAGTGTGAAAAATTAGAAGTGAAATTTCTATATTTATAGTGTCCAAATTTTTGAACGTTAAAAATTTGGAACGTTAAATTTCTGTAATTTTACAACGTTCCTTTGCTTTGCTTTTCAGAATTTGCAACGTTAATATTCACTTTCTTATGTCACATGCACTGCAAAGTTCACAGATATGCAATAGGAtataataaaataagaaaaagataggCAGTTGGTCAGGCCCGGAAAAGTGGACCTGTCCAATTTTTATTATTCTCGTCCAGTGCATGTGGCCTGGCCAGTTCCTTTTCTCTTTCTGCCACATAAGGAGTTGGGTCTCCCATTGAACCTGCTCTAAAACCATGTTGAAAACAAAAACGTGACTGAAAGAAAAGGTATGGAAATATATAATTAGAGAAAACGGGGCATGAGGACAACTTCAGGATTGTCCCCTGAGATTATAAAAATACGACGCCGTTCAGTATATATATCTGTGTCATTAATTAATTCACAACACGTTTTTAAGCTCACGTCTCTCCCTCCCTCAAAATCCAAAATCTTACTCCCTTAAAATTCAAATTCACCGGTCATGTCTTAGTCCAATCCTAAAATTAGGATTTTCTGCATTAAATCAATGGAGAATGATGAACATAGTCGGTGTATATACGAGTTTGAGGAAAAACAACAGTTATCAAATTATGAAGATTATGAAGATGAATCACACGACTCTATTCAGGAACCAGATTCTACCACAGATGAAGGTTGTCATATTGATACATCAGTGTCTCGAATTGGTATGGAATTTCCTACTAGTGAAGTAGCTTACGAGTTTTATAAGATTTTTGCTTTGAAATAAGAATTTGCTACACGAAAATATTCATCTACTAAATCTAAAGATGGTACGGTTATAAAAAGATATTTTGTGTGTAACAAAGAGGGCTTTAAAAGGCCTGATAAACGAGAGTTAGGGAGGGAAGTAAAAGGCAAAAGAGAAACAAGAGAATTTTGTAAGGCTCATATGAATATTCATCAAACTAATGGAGGAACTTGGTGCATTAGCAATTTTTATAACACACATACACATCCTATGATTGATTCTCCAAAAAAGAAGGTGCATTTGCGTTCACATCATAAATTATGTCACGAAGAACAGACCAAGACGACCATAGAAGAATATCATAGATGTGGAATTGGGCCGGCTAAAATTTCTCGTTTGCTGAATGGATCTGGTCAGCCATCAAATAAAATTACTCCACAACAAGTTAGTGATCATCTGAGAATTAGCCGAAAAAGTAACATTGGGAGAGAGTGCACTACAGTTATAAGAAAGTTTTTAGAGAGACAAGCACAAGATTCTCAATTTTATTATGCAATAGAAATTGATGAGAATCAAGTTTGTAGAGGCATTTTTTGGGCAGATGGAAGAGCGATGAATTCCTATATGTTATTTAGCGATGTTGTTGTGTTTGACGTGACGTACATAACTAATAGTTTTTCAATGCCGTTTGCACCTTTTACGGGTGTAAATCATCATATGCAATCTACTTTGTTTGGTTGTGCCCTTTTGGCGGATGAGCGTGAAGAGACTTTTATTTGGTTGTTTGAAAATTGGTTGAAATATATGTGGAACAAACCTCCAGGTGCAATTATTACAGATCAAGACCCAGCTATCCGTAATGCAATCAAAAAGGTTTTTCCGCATATGCATCATAGATTTTGTAAGTGGCATCTTGGACTACATGAGGATGAACATATTCGTTCACTTCGATCTTCGTATAATCCAGAATTTGATGAAGTCTACTCTAAATGGTCAAAAAAAAGTAGAAGCATCGAAGAATCGGAAATATGTTGGACTATGATGAAAGACAAATACCAACACCATTTTGAAGAGCCTCTGACAGAGAAACAAAAAAAGCGAAAAGAAATCTTGGAGATGGTTAGAGACTATGCATGCGCAAAGGCATCATTGGGTGCGAGCTTATTTAGGGAAAACCTTTTTTGCAGGTACCTTTATATTTCTGTATCTTTTCCTATCAGTCACAGTCTTCCTATTTTGAGCCATATCTTTCTTTTTGTAGTTGATGTTTATTTGATAATTTTTTAGTGCTCATGCTGCTACTTTTATTTGTTAACTATGAATCAAACAATATTTATAACTATTGTAGGTATGAAATCCAGTTAAAGAAGCGAGAGTATGAATGCCTTCTTTGACGGATTTGTTCGCAGTACTACTCCATTGTCTGAATTTATTGAATAATATGACGCAACTATTGATGACCATCGCAATAAGGAAGAGAAAGAAAATTTTATTTGCATGACAACTAAACCAAACTTTGCGGATATGTATCCGGTTGAAGCTCATGCAGGACAGGTTTATACCAGATCagttttcaaaaaaattatggAAGAATTTAGATTATTATTTCATTGTCGGCATAAAAAAGTTaaaggagatggagagaatttaACTTATGAAGTGACCTTTGACTATAAAAATAAACTTGTATCACACATGGTTGATGTTAATACATCAGATTCCAATTTTGTGTGTACTTGTGCAAAGTTTGAAAATGCAGGGCTGCTGTGCAAGCACGCGTTATATCTTATGAAACAAAAATTCTTCATGAAGACAATTCCTGAGAAGTATATCTTACGAAGATGGACACTAAGTGCTAGATACACTACTTATGAAGTTAAACAGATACTAGATGATCAAAGTAAATCAGGTGAAAAAGAGCTCAGTGCTGTAGAAATTTGGAGGTTTCGCACTCTTGTTAATCAAGTGTATGAAAGGATTATAAATGATCGCAGCCTCGTCATTGTTGCTACTACTAAGATACATGATATTATTAAACAACTTGATATTATGAATGCAGAGAGAGTTGAGTAAGAAAATGCAACCAAGTGCACAAATTGATTCAGTCATGCTAAAACCAGGCCAGTCTTGCAATATGTCTCAAATAAGTGTAAGAGACCCCCAGAAACTCAAAACGAAAGGAAGGCCAAAATTAGCAACCAGGATACAATTTGGAAAAGAGATTGCTCAGAGTCAGACTCAATCGAAACCACGTACGTGCAAGACATGTGGTGGAACAGGGCATAATGCAAGAAAATGTTCTAAGAAGTGAATTTATTTGGCTTGTTATTATTACAACAATAATTTTTTTGATACTTTAGTACTCTTATTTAGACTGAATTGTAGAGTGACTTGGGTTGAATATCTTTCactggaattaaaataaattttgaacaTTCAGATTATTTATTCGCATTCTCTAAATTTTAGGTTATCTGGTATGTTGATCGAATTCACCACAAAATTTCCATTTTGGAATAGCTAATTTTTTTGTGATTATTTATAGAGCATACATTAGCTACTGGTTTATGCATTTTGAGAAAAATGGATTTGGTATTGGCAACTTAATTATTTTTCTGCTCCATTTAAATTCTACTGTTATGCACCACTGCAAGTTTAACTTGAGATCTGTCATTAAGATAAAAAAGAACTATATATGTAACTAGGTGCGACTGGGCTAATCTTGATTCTGAAAAAAGACTTCATGTAAAAGAACTTTTTATAAAACATTTACTATGGTAGACTGATTGTGATGCACGTTACAAACTGAAAGGTGAACAAATTATTTGTTCTGCAAGCTGAAAAGTGAGCATAAATGGGTGCAGGAGCCAATGTTGTCTATGGCCTTTCTTTGTGACTCTAAACTACAAGAATATAATAACCTCCTGTGAGTTCTCCATTTTCCCCTTCCATTTGTTGGTTGACCATTTTTATAGTCTGAAGTTTACAGATGCAGTGATTTGTTGTACTTCTGGACAGATGAATACCCTGAAAAAATAGTTATATCATTAGTTGTTTATCTACAGTAGTCGTGACTGTATTATATAAGGGATTACTGAGACATGTGCCTGTATATACATACTAAACGGCGTCGTATTTTTATAACCTCAGGGGACAACCCCGAGGTTGTCCTCAGGCCCCATTTTCTCATATAATTTTAATGTTAAAAAAAACAACAATATATTTTACGTGGTGGTATCTTTTTCCTCTTCACTTTTtatgttatttttaaattttaaaaatgacatTATTACGAAATTTTAGATGGGGAAATGCTTATTAGAGTCGTGAAAGAaggaaaaaaattcaaaaaatcgCTATTCATTCAAAATTTGAAATAAATCGGATGTAACTCGTATATTTATTCGACATATGCGGATACAAGTACATCTTCCACAGcctaaaaatattatttatttcatgaTTGCTGTAACCCGCTTTTAAGCTAATTTTCCCAATTCAATTTCCATAATTCTGTTTCtacatattttattttaaaaataattcaaaaattatatttttaatatgaaataatttggttaattatttttaaaaaattagcTGAATCAgtataaatccagaaaattgttctattttattatttttgaaaatcataatttgattaaattatttataatttatttttattaattatttataatttaattaattgattgattcatttaatcaattattttagGACTTTTATGAAAAATACCCGagtttataaatattataatattattttgaatttgtaaatattataatatttttttctcataatattataatattattttgagGTTTTTTGAAAGATATAAATGTATTGAATAATTAACTAATATTACAATTACTtgaattattctaattttattcataataaatagaccgtttgttcgtttaatacgaaacgaacgtgtctaAACTCAGAGAAAATATTCCGATTCTATCGAAAATACTTTTGAGATATAAATCCTTTTGTATCGAAAGGTCGCTTGTGTTTGTAAATATTCGTGAGTCAGATATTTTTCGAAAAGTCATATTTTGCCACGATTTCAGTTTAAACACGTCGAGCTGCATCTATTGACGAAATGACTTAAGTGTTACGTGACTTATATatttacgtgttatatgaattatgtgcccacgtgatttttaaaattttataattgaATGCGATCCTTATCTACTGTgatcgggcgggtagacgataaaGATATATGTATGAgttagacaattatatattgtccgttgattaaaataatatcttttatgatagatgcacatagtTCGAGACATTCATAGTCATAAAAGTAAAGCTTGTTTATATGTGATATCTGAGACAAATAGATTAAAATACGAGGTGAACATAGAATGATAACTGACAAATGAAGGTCAAATAGTATGTCGATGGAGATACAGATAGACCATAGCTGAATCACGTGACCGATGGTTAAAGATCAAATAGTTGATCAATTGAGGCAAGTTTTTCTCTCATATTcaaaattcagaatagttaaatattttatatttcgctgcaataaATCTTGACTATGCAAGTATTCTTTATTCTTATTCGGTCGTTATTATTTATtgatatattgagcaaatacctTTGTTCTAGGTCATTTGCGAATCCTGAATTATGATATTTTAACAAAATGGTTTATCATCAAATACTCTACGGACTGTATGGTTACGAAAAGGACCAGGAATGAACTGGACCCTATGATTTATTAAGCCAAAGTGTGCCTGGGTACCTGATATGATGGTGGGTCTATGCGGatgggtatagatccgtactatattcctactgatcagcagaTTATTGTACATATGTTGATTCTAGTGTtcagtctaatttattattgatcgtCATTAACAGATTCCTTCTTTAAAAGTTTCACGATTACAAAACTGAACAAATAATTGATCCAAGAAATAAATTAGTAAATTGTTCATTTTTCTTTTTTAGAGAAATATGATCCATGGTTGAAGGCTAATTAAGGCTGATGTTTTATTCGCCTAATTAATAAATGAACAAAGATGTTTATAAAACCATTCAAAAATTATTTCAAGTGGTTTCTTTTGATACTGATACCTGGAAACTAAATTATGGTATTTGCtaggcatttttggctcactattgttttgttatttattttttatttttcagtaTCACTTAGTGATAGCTGTAGATAGTTCATAGTAGGCAACGAAATAGAGAGATATCAGCTTCAGAAAATTGGATATGTCGGAGTGGATAAGGTGAAGACATTGGTAAAGAGGTAATGAAGTTTGAGTTAGTTGTTATAAAAAATTAGATGCTAAGATTTTTGTTTCACATCACACCATAACATGTAATCGATACAGATTTCAGGGGTCAATAGTATATTTATCTTAATATACAAAGTTATATTGTTTAAAGGGTTTACTGATACCCAATCATGACCTCATGTTTGAGGATGTCATAATTAATAAGTATGACCCGACATTTAACACGTTCGAGTTTTTGACTTCCGATACCGTTAAATTTAAGGATATTATAAaatttcataaacaaaaatgTAATAACAACAAATTCAACATGATACTAATTTTAACTAGGGTTGCCAAACAGATAATTCGGATACAAATATGTCAATATCCGTATCCGGATCCAAATCCGAAAATCCGTATCCGTATCCGAATCCggaaatatttaaagaataatatccGAATCCAGATCCGACGGATACTATCCGGATACAGATAATATCAGGATCTGAATCATAATTTCAAtcagatttttttattttatattaaatattaaaaaaaattggtttttattaaaaatatagtaaaaataaaaaattcatctttaaaaattaaaataggAGATAGAGTGatttaatcatattttaattttaaaaaaattaattttatttatcttttcaatataatcgttatctttaaattgttgaactcaaatgattttttctatatgtttataaaatttgtataaacataatatttaatatatatattcatatatatatacacacataaacacactaaaaatataatataatatatttttaaattatttaaatataaaatataattattcagaTTCAGATATTATCAGATACGAATATGTCTAAATTTGTATTCGTATTCGCAATCGTCGGATTcaaatacggataatatccgttttATTTCGGATACAAATGCAAATTTTTCGGACAAATATCGAATTTTTCGAATTTTGTTGACAATCCTAATTTTAACGACTACATTTTCTAATTTAACAAGATCACCCCTAACTTATTGCTAATGTTTTCAAAGTGAATTATACTTAGAGTATATATCTGATTTATTTTTGGCTTAAAAAAAACGGAAATCCGGCCAGTTGTTTTTTTACTCTTTCTATCTTGAACAATAAACCTATATACATGTTTATACACTGTTCTGATCTTTTCTCTCAGTTGAACCCCACTCACAAAAATCACCTGAAATCAAGTCTCCTTCTTCTCTAATGGCAATAAATTTGATaagaaaagccctaatttcacTAACCCCATTTCAAATCAAGCCCCCTTTTCCCCAATCTCGCCACCTCAGCGCCGCCGTCGCCGCCGCAGCCGACGACCCATCATCGTCATTCACCTTCTCCGAGCCTCAAACCAAGCCAGATGACAAAAACGACAACATATACGTAAAGGGTAAGCCCAAAACGACGTCGTCAGTGACGATGCCAATGTCGTTTATGACAGGGTCAATAGTGGGGAAGAAGTTTTACAAGAAAGTGAGTACGAGAGAGGCTGAAGATGGGAATGGGTGGCATGTAATGCTGGATTATAGGACTTTGAAGACTCCGTCGAAAAGGTCGTTGAAATGTCCTAATCATTTGCTTGCTATGGCTATTGCTGCTGAGTGGGATTATCAGGTAGTTCTAATAGGTGTTTCTTGGATGTTAATTGAGCAAGTTTAGTGTTTTCGAGGTTCGAAATGTTTGTTTTTTAATGGGTTTGTTGTGTTAAATTTAGTCGATTTGATTGTTGATTGGATCATGCTGAAATAGTGAAATGTGAGGGGGGAACTTGTACTTTAGCTATAATTCTCGGGTTTTATGTTTCTTGTGCGGTACTATTACTGCAGTTTAACAATGTCTCCGTGGTTAGTTAAGAAGATCAGCCTAGTTGATCAATTAATTAACAATTCAACTTGCATGACTGATGTTAAACAAAGGGATTTTGTGATTAGATGAACTTGCTAATCGACTTTAAGCAGCTGCCAATTCAATTTTTTGTatcaaggaattgtttttaagTATGGAGGGAACATAGGTTTTTAGTTTTTGGGTATTGCCAAAGTGGTGGAGTTCTGGAGAGACCACTGAATGTTACTATTGGGTCTAGTTCCAGTAAGAAACTACTGAATAGGAACCAAAATCGGAACTACTAAGGCTTAACACTTTTGCTACTCAGGTTCCAACAATTTGCTAGTTACATATGTCCAACCCCAGGAAATCTAAACCCTAATTGAGGAATGGTGAAGCCCAGATGGATATGTACTTGTACCCCAGTTATAAATGTGTGAATCTTAGTGGTTCTATTTGGTTCCCGTTTTAATTTGGTTTGTATTTGTTCCGACCCCTGTTACGATTTGTTTCATTCTTAGAAATTAAGCAAGTTAGTACTGTAGCCTTTCAGCTTGTAAAAACCGAGGACAAGTGAAAAGTGACACGAAGAACAAGAAGTTGCAATCTTGATATGTTATTACTCTAAGCCCCTTACATACTACCCTAGTTTTTCCTCTTTTTTTTTACTTCTACCTTTTATGCGAAAGCCTTTTTAGCCATTGCATCTACATTCCTTTGTTCAACTAGTTAGACAATGGTATTGAGATAATTTAAAATCAGGAGTATTGAATCTATTATATTTTTTAACTATTAGATACCAGGCTGCCTTTGAAGCAGTTTTACGTATGGGGAATTTATATTTGTCGATATGGTGATTGTAGCAAGCAGATGGAATCAGGCCATTCACTATGCCTATTATGAAGCTTGCATGTACAGCTTTGGAAAGAGTTCCTCTCACAAGGACAAAGATAATCGATCATTTGATGCAGAGGTTTCCTCAAGATTTAGTATTCTGTCGTGCTCCTGGAGATAATGACCTTACTAGCGGTGTCCTTGGTATGTAACTTTTCAACAATTCAACTTACTTCATTACTTGTTACGAGAAAATAGTATAGTTATCTATCGATGTTAACAGAAGTACCGAACCGGTAAAGTCCAAATTTAAGCCATGCTTGTAGCCTTCTAGACCTAAAAATGGATGTTGGATGTGGGAACTAATTTGGCTTGTTCTGTGTGATATACGTGTCATAACATGTACTTTATGTCCCCATTTCGCATGTAATGTCCTGAAATTTTAAGACTTCAGTTGCATCTTCACCCCATGTTGCATGACGTGCATCTTAAACTTGATTTGCATAATAGCCAGGGCCAGGGGTGTCTAATATAGTAATATACACAATGTTGTAGTATGTAGATATGAAGTATAGACAAGCAAATCAACTGTGTTTGTTGCTGAAATGTACTTGGGGATTCGACAACACAGTATGCATCTGATGAGTATGATCTAATCAGAGAACCTAACAATTAGTAAGCATATAAGATGATGAAATATAACTCCCCATTAACACTTAAGCTGGGTTCTTTTCTTAAGCCATCTAGAAACGGCATTTCATGTGTTTGATTGTGTATTCAGCTTTTGATTGTTGTTGACCTCTTTTTAAGTTTCACTGTGGAGAAATGAGTGATTTACTATTGTTGTCCTGTAATTTCTAATCTGCAGAACGGCAAGAGGAGAAGATTGATCCTTTACTTAAGTGGGTAGAATCTGAATTTGGCTTCAAACCTGTACTACACTCCAGTTTTTTTGGGGGTAAGCAGGATGACGGACTTGTGAATGCAATTAAGAGCCTCCTTAAAGCAACAAATGACTGTGAATTGGCAGCTATTGATGCTCTTGCTTCGGCAGCACACTCTTTAATTATTGCGATTGGAATCTTTCGTGGTAGATTGCAGATTGATGAAGCCATTGAATTAATTAGACTTGAGGAAGATTTGCAGGTAAATAATCCCTACTCCCTGAGCCCAGACTTTCCCTATGACGCGGGAGTGAAAAAATTCTGTATTTATATGGATGACAATTACATGGAGAATATTTTAATACATCAAATAATTATTTGTCAGTATTAAGTTGCATAGTTTATGAACTTTGCAGGTTGATAAATGGGGTCTTGTAGAAGGTGGACATGATCTGGATGTTGCTGATCTTAAGGTTCAAATAGCATCAGCTGTTGTGTTTCTTGGACTTTCAAGAAGATTTTAAGTACTGTGCAGTATATCCGTTATAATAAATTAAGTATATCATAATCTACCTTTTTCATTTAGATTAATGTTTACATGGTTTTTTACAGTTGATCACATTTTATTGCTCAAGAGCTTGTATTAAATCTGTAGAGTCTAGCATCATGAAATTGATGTCAAACCATCAATCAGTTTTTGTTACGTGATGTCCTGATGGCCCAAGATTGCCTAATAATCACAGGAAGACCTTTTTATTCAACTACAATTTACTTGTTTTTGCTTTAAATTCGGCTGAATAACTGTTGGTAGTAGGATACGTTTTCATTTATTGTGGTGGCAATCTACATGACCATCTCCGCGGACGATGTATAGTGCAGCCTGTGTAATTTGCTCGTTTGCA
This sequence is a window from Apium graveolens cultivar Ventura chromosome 9, ASM990537v1, whole genome shotgun sequence. Protein-coding genes within it:
- the LOC141686840 gene encoding uncharacterized protein LOC141686840, with translation MAINLIRKALISLTPFQIKPPFPQSRHLSAAVAAAADDPSSSFTFSEPQTKPDDKNDNIYVKGKPKTTSSVTMPMSFMTGSIVGKKFYKKVSTREAEDGNGWHVMLDYRTLKTPSKRSLKCPNHLLAMAIAAEWDYQQADGIRPFTMPIMKLACTALERVPLTRTKIIDHLMQRFPQDLVFCRAPGDNDLTSGVLERQEEKIDPLLKWVESEFGFKPVLHSSFFGGKQDDGLVNAIKSLLKATNDCELAAIDALASAAHSLIIAIGIFRGRLQIDEAIELIRLEEDLQVDKWGLVEGGHDLDVADLKVQIASAVVFLGLSRRF